In the Aminivibrio sp. genome, one interval contains:
- a CDS encoding helix-turn-helix domain-containing protein: MNIPYESVWDALEDSPQERANLRLRSELMLEIARDIRRNGWTQVEAAQKCGISQPRVNDLLRGKITKFSIDSLVNIATTLGHTVRVLVEA; encoded by the coding sequence ATGAATATTCCATATGAAAGTGTCTGGGATGCCCTTGAAGACTCGCCGCAGGAGAGGGCAAATCTTCGGCTCCGCTCCGAACTCATGCTCGAAATCGCCCGGGATATCCGCCGGAACGGATGGACTCAGGTCGAGGCCGCTCAAAAGTGCGGTATCAGTCAGCCCAGGGTGAATGATCTTTTGCGGGGGAAAATCACCAAGTTCTCCATTGATTCCCTCGTCAACATCGCCACAACTTTGGGACACACGGTCCGCGTCCTCGTCGAGGCGTAA
- a CDS encoding type II toxin-antitoxin system RelE/ParE family toxin, whose product MKEFPVSARQEAGHNLNAVQHGEPPADFKPIPVIGPGVYEIRIRDDCGVFRVFYAVNRPEAIYVLHAFQKKTQATPRQDIELGRKRYKELSSGGEKK is encoded by the coding sequence ATGAAGGAATTCCCTGTCTCAGCCCGACAGGAAGCCGGGCACAATCTTAACGCCGTACAACACGGGGAACCTCCGGCCGACTTCAAACCCATACCGGTCATCGGGCCAGGGGTATATGAGATTCGCATCCGCGACGACTGTGGGGTTTTCAGGGTTTTTTACGCGGTAAACCGGCCGGAAGCCATATATGTCCTCCACGCCTTTCAGAAGAAAACACAGGCTACTCCCCGGCAGGATATTGAATTGGGACGCAAACGATACAAGGAACTCTCATCCGGAGGTGAGAAAAAATGA